In Flavobacterium endoglycinae, one DNA window encodes the following:
- a CDS encoding vWA domain-containing protein encodes MKSNLFITALLASSISFASCNSSNAKPIKNIESEKPNSAETTKIQVALLLDTSNSMDGLIDQAKSRLWNIVNTLTTLKYEGKTPDIEISLYEYGNDGLSERSNYIRQVTPLSTDLDLISEKLFALRTNGGSEYCGAVIQDATKELKWSTESNSMKLIYIAGNEGFDQGKISYKETISDALKNNIYVNTIFCGNKTEGINTFWKDGADRGKGKYFNIDSDKAVQYIATPYDEEIAKCDEKINKTYINYGSKGAEKKRNQVMQDQNAKKVSASNYTDRAVSKSKAVYKNESWDLVDKVKDDAGAIGKIKKEELPTELQNKTTAEIEVIVNEKKKERETIQKEISVLAKKRQQYIDTEAKKTKTQDDLGNTINSSILAFAKVKGYTVEK; translated from the coding sequence ATGAAATCAAATCTTTTTATAACAGCACTTTTGGCTTCGTCAATATCTTTTGCAAGTTGTAATTCTTCGAATGCGAAACCCATAAAAAATATTGAAAGCGAAAAACCAAATTCGGCTGAAACGACTAAAATTCAGGTTGCTCTTTTATTGGACACTTCTAACAGTATGGACGGGCTAATCGATCAGGCGAAATCAAGATTGTGGAATATTGTAAACACATTGACCACTTTAAAATACGAAGGAAAAACGCCAGATATCGAAATTTCTTTATACGAATATGGCAACGACGGTTTATCTGAAAGGTCAAATTACATTAGACAAGTCACGCCATTATCGACAGATCTCGATTTGATCTCAGAGAAATTATTTGCTTTGAGAACCAACGGCGGAAGTGAATATTGCGGTGCCGTAATTCAGGATGCGACCAAAGAACTAAAATGGTCTACAGAAAGCAACAGCATGAAACTGATTTACATTGCAGGAAATGAAGGATTCGATCAGGGAAAAATCAGTTATAAAGAAACTATTAGCGATGCCTTAAAAAATAATATTTATGTGAATACTATTTTCTGTGGCAATAAAACCGAAGGCATAAATACATTCTGGAAAGACGGCGCCGACCGCGGAAAAGGAAAATATTTCAACATCGATTCCGACAAAGCAGTCCAATACATTGCAACGCCTTACGATGAAGAAATTGCCAAATGCGATGAAAAAATAAACAAAACCTACATCAATTATGGTTCTAAAGGAGCCGAGAAAAAAAGAAACCAAGTCATGCAGGATCAGAATGCCAAAAAAGTTTCGGCTTCTAATTATACAGATCGTGCGGTGAGCAAATCAAAAGCGGTTTATAAAAACGAAAGCTGGGATTTGGTTGATAAAGTAAAAGATGATGCAGGCGCTATTGGTAAAATTAAGAAGGAAGAATTGCCAACGGAACTTCAAAACAAAACTACTGCTGAAATTGAAGTAATCGTAAATGAAAAGAAAAAAGAAAGAGAAACAATCCAGAAAGAAATTAGTGTTTTAGCCAAAAAACGTCAGCAGTATATTGATACCGAAGCTAAAAAAACCAAAACTCAGGATGATTTGGGAAATACGATAAATTCTTCTATTCTGGCTTTCGCCAAAGTAAAAGGCTATACGGTTGAGAAATAA
- a CDS encoding SIMPL domain-containing protein — protein MKKLFYASFILFSQFIIGQVSGNVNYQNQYSPSNTIDIGFPTSEGIVASVKGLANVKADSYMAIFSITQTGKTTKEVNELLDQRINKSLEEIKLKKGVETFVDMISFVPVYEYEVEKKVFSRKTYNEVPVGFELKKNIHIKFTDPNQLNDFISILSNHEIYDLVRVDYFSNALENIKKEMMNKAKLLIQEKIKNYELLLGETFTNVEKRIADGFAVNLPVEMYKSYEAYNSSSLNLKKAANVNQASKSTTLYYQPVFNKEFDFIINPVVLEPVIQVQYEVKIFINREKEKKQAAKADKEFILITPNGNLKPINVNSPKQTY, from the coding sequence ATGAAAAAACTATTTTACGCTTCTTTTATTCTTTTTTCTCAGTTCATTATTGGACAAGTTTCTGGAAATGTCAATTATCAAAATCAATATTCTCCTAGCAATACGATTGATATTGGTTTTCCAACTAGCGAAGGCATTGTAGCCAGTGTAAAAGGACTTGCGAATGTTAAAGCAGATTCATACATGGCAATTTTCAGCATAACTCAAACGGGTAAAACCACCAAAGAAGTCAATGAGTTACTTGACCAGAGAATCAATAAATCACTTGAAGAGATAAAGCTTAAAAAAGGTGTTGAGACTTTTGTCGATATGATTTCGTTTGTTCCGGTGTATGAATATGAGGTTGAAAAAAAGGTGTTTAGCCGCAAAACGTATAATGAAGTTCCGGTGGGATTTGAGTTAAAGAAAAACATTCACATAAAATTTACCGATCCCAATCAGCTGAATGATTTTATTTCGATTTTATCCAATCATGAAATATATGATTTAGTGCGAGTTGACTATTTCTCCAATGCGTTGGAAAACATCAAAAAGGAAATGATGAACAAAGCCAAACTGCTGATTCAGGAAAAAATCAAGAACTATGAACTTCTTCTTGGAGAAACATTTACAAACGTAGAAAAAAGAATCGCCGATGGTTTTGCTGTTAATTTACCCGTAGAAATGTACAAATCGTATGAAGCGTACAACAGTTCTTCTTTAAATTTAAAAAAAGCAGCAAATGTAAATCAAGCCAGTAAATCGACTACGCTTTATTATCAGCCTGTGTTTAATAAAGAATTCGATTTTATCATTAATCCAGTGGTTTTGGAACCTGTTATTCAAGTACAATATGAAGTAAAGATTTTCATTAACAGGGAAAAAGAAAAGAAACAAGCTGCCAAAGCAGATAAAGAATTTATTCTGATTACTCCAAATGGCAATTTAAAACCTATTAATGTCAATTCTCCAAAGCAAACCTATTAA
- a CDS encoding tetratricopeptide repeat-containing sensor histidine kinase: MKRHVLIVFSLLFLAFLFPQEITAQSLPEKSVPKSKAKISKTAEELSKSLDENDEAKIAFNYEKLANDFLSKGDNAKAEEYFKRALNSYTKLKLTEDKTRVTRSLAKVQEDQKNFDSAIKNYEAAGSLTKDASEEKINQNDANRLRNQSNPASQTTYVDSNIELLKKEKKAEEVSKAYVQKAENSLQLNDKAVAIESYKKALKYAKDKPEEVKIKNEIAKVYVADNQFDKALAISEKLLADAKTNNDFTTEIKQLQSLASLYFEKKEPEKAISSLKEAYNLSFQKGNSTEARKSLSSLIKYYKTKGEDKESMALYEQFFNNFEKLIKSDTTLIDAKTFQITEDKIRQLEKEKVLKDELISKKNSFNYFLLGSIGLLLLLFFFIVKALYSIRIKNKEIALQSLRREMNPHFIFNSLNSVNQFIAENKELEANKYLTSYSNLMRNMMENSNKDFISLDKEVEQLKKYLDLEHLRFLDKFDFEIVVDESLDTERVFVPNMIMQPHLENAIWHGLRYLDKKGFLSLRFEYKNGKINVIIEDNGIGLTRSRELKTTNQKIYESRGLNNTKERIDLLNELYKKDISFSISEKEAPESGTIVRIVFPLIDKI, translated from the coding sequence GTGAAACGTCATGTATTAATTGTTTTTAGTCTGCTTTTTTTAGCGTTTTTATTTCCTCAAGAAATAACTGCGCAGTCGCTTCCTGAAAAAAGTGTACCGAAGAGTAAAGCCAAAATCAGTAAAACTGCTGAAGAATTATCGAAATCTTTAGATGAAAACGATGAAGCGAAAATTGCGTTTAATTATGAAAAACTAGCCAATGATTTTCTCAGTAAAGGCGATAATGCAAAAGCAGAAGAATATTTTAAAAGAGCTTTAAATTCGTATACCAAATTAAAACTGACCGAAGATAAAACCCGAGTTACCAGAAGCTTGGCGAAAGTTCAGGAAGACCAGAAAAACTTCGATTCGGCTATAAAAAATTATGAAGCGGCGGGTTCGCTGACCAAAGATGCATCTGAAGAGAAAATAAACCAGAACGATGCAAACCGACTCAGAAATCAATCCAATCCGGCAAGCCAGACCACTTATGTAGATTCGAATATTGAATTGCTGAAAAAGGAAAAAAAAGCCGAAGAAGTCAGTAAAGCGTATGTTCAAAAAGCAGAAAATTCATTGCAGTTAAATGACAAAGCGGTAGCAATTGAAAGTTATAAAAAAGCTTTGAAATACGCTAAAGACAAGCCAGAAGAAGTTAAGATCAAAAATGAAATCGCAAAAGTGTATGTGGCCGATAATCAGTTTGATAAAGCGCTTGCCATTAGCGAAAAACTACTTGCAGATGCCAAAACCAATAACGATTTTACGACCGAAATAAAACAGCTGCAATCGCTGGCGTCGCTTTATTTTGAGAAGAAAGAACCAGAAAAAGCCATTTCGTCTCTAAAAGAAGCTTACAATTTATCTTTTCAAAAAGGAAATTCAACCGAAGCGAGAAAGAGTTTGTCATCTTTAATCAAATATTATAAAACAAAAGGAGAAGACAAGGAAAGTATGGCTTTGTACGAACAGTTTTTTAATAATTTCGAAAAATTAATCAAGTCTGATACGACTTTAATTGATGCCAAAACTTTTCAGATTACGGAAGATAAAATCCGACAGCTTGAAAAGGAAAAAGTTTTAAAGGACGAATTGATTTCGAAAAAAAACTCGTTCAATTACTTTCTTTTAGGATCCATTGGTTTGTTGCTGCTTTTGTTTTTCTTCATCGTAAAAGCGTTGTATTCCATCCGAATTAAAAATAAAGAAATCGCTTTGCAGTCATTGCGCCGTGAAATGAATCCGCATTTTATTTTCAATAGTTTGAACAGTGTCAATCAGTTTATTGCCGAAAATAAAGAATTGGAAGCCAATAAATATTTGACTTCTTATTCGAATTTGATGCGAAATATGATGGAAAATTCCAATAAAGATTTTATTTCGCTGGATAAAGAAGTCGAACAATTAAAGAAGTATCTGGATTTAGAACATTTGCGTTTCCTGGATAAATTCGATTTTGAAATTGTGGTTGATGAGTCGCTCGATACCGAAAGAGTTTTTGTTCCGAATATGATTATGCAGCCACATCTGGAAAATGCTATTTGGCACGGATTACGTTATTTGGATAAAAAAGGCTTTTTATCGCTTCGATTTGAGTACAAAAACGGAAAGATTAATGTGATAATTGAAGACAACGGAATTGGTTTAACCAGAAGCCGTGAACTCAAAACAACCAATCAGAAAATTTACGAATCACGCGGTTTGAACAATACGAAAGAACGAATTGACCTTTTGAATGAATTGTATAAAAAGGATATTTCGTTTTCGATTTCAGAAAAAGAAGCACCAGAATCCGGCACGATTGTTCGAATTGTTTTTCCATTAATTGATAAAATATGA
- a CDS encoding LytR/AlgR family response regulator transcription factor — protein sequence MTLQKIKSVIVEDELAAREVLKNYLSKYCPQVEVVGEAQNIKEAVPLLHDIKPQLVFLDVEMPFGNAFDVLEACKDLQFETIFVTAFSEYSLRALNQSAAYYLLKPISIEELIIAVNKVHHQILNHEIFNRNKIIVENFHEQKPEKQQVILPTLEGFEVVKMEDIVRLRGNGNFTDLYLNTGAKKMVCRFLKHFSEILPLPFIRVHKSHIINLNCVKSYNKGGIVTLNDGTEIEVSPTYKEEFLKNFK from the coding sequence ATGACTTTGCAGAAAATAAAAAGTGTAATTGTCGAAGATGAATTGGCAGCGCGCGAAGTGCTTAAAAATTATTTAAGCAAATATTGTCCGCAAGTTGAGGTTGTTGGAGAAGCGCAGAATATCAAAGAAGCTGTTCCGTTGTTGCATGACATTAAACCACAGTTGGTTTTTCTAGATGTAGAAATGCCTTTTGGAAATGCTTTTGATGTTTTGGAAGCCTGCAAAGATCTTCAGTTTGAAACCATTTTTGTAACTGCTTTTTCTGAATATTCACTTCGTGCTTTAAACCAAAGTGCGGCTTATTACCTTTTAAAACCAATCAGTATCGAAGAACTGATTATTGCAGTTAATAAAGTGCATCATCAGATTTTAAATCATGAAATTTTCAACCGAAATAAAATCATTGTCGAGAATTTTCACGAGCAGAAACCAGAGAAACAGCAAGTTATTCTGCCAACGTTAGAAGGTTTTGAAGTGGTGAAAATGGAAGATATTGTACGCCTTCGCGGAAATGGAAATTTTACCGATTTGTATTTAAATACTGGAGCCAAGAAAATGGTCTGCCGATTTTTGAAGCATTTTTCAGAAATTTTGCCTTTGCCTTTTATTCGCGTTCACAAATCGCATATTATCAATCTCAATTGTGTAAAATCATATAATAAAGGCGGAATCGTCACCTTAAACGACGGAACAGAAATCGAAGTTTCGCCCACTTACAAAGAAGAGTTTCTTAAAAACTTCAAATAA
- a CDS encoding transglycosylase domain-containing protein, giving the protein MNFPKQKIFKALKILAVILVLLCIALYFFRNSLLKQAIAKVTHKMAVSYNSDFSIKEASFDGLSSIKLTDVVLVPKNADTLLKIKNLETSVSLSSLLIGDVQVGTLKINNGYVQLVKKGKIKNFDAFLKRDRDDSETNEKRKYGAFAYRIISKLLNLVPTDMNLENFQFKIDDNGKKTSIAVNKLVLSNKQLETSIHVVAKDFDQRWNLKGFADPRNQKADIRFFNLDTGAIRVPYLDERYNLKASFDSIRLNVQNIDKSGSEFHLDGFTSIVNLKINHPKIASKDVIIKNARFDYRFLLGDDFISIDSTSTMQLNKIKLRPYISYNTEKDTVYTLKVDIPKMKAQDFIVSLPDGLFTHFQGMQATGNFNYKLDFKFNKNKPNTLVFDSKLNKEDLRITKYGEADLNKLNGEFVYRAIIQNVLQRPILVGNANPNYTPLDQMSPFLRKCVLTTEDPSFFSHRGFINEAFKQSILKNIRTKKFSRGASTISMQLIKNVFLTREKTLSRKLEEILLVYILENNRIVSKERMLEVYFNIIEWGPNVYGIGEASHFYFQKSPAALSLDECLYLATIIPKPRKFMYQFNDQGNLKDYAVKNQKFLSNLMLRRGLIIPDDTIGRLPVYISGNARSLLRIKVPDSTAIQNDSLSTDEFDL; this is encoded by the coding sequence ATGAATTTTCCAAAACAAAAAATATTCAAAGCTTTAAAAATATTGGCTGTAATATTGGTTCTGCTTTGCATTGCATTATATTTTTTCAGAAACTCGCTTTTAAAACAGGCTATTGCCAAAGTAACACACAAAATGGCCGTGAGTTACAATAGCGACTTTTCCATTAAAGAAGCTTCTTTTGACGGCTTATCCAGTATTAAACTTACAGATGTCGTATTAGTGCCCAAAAATGCTGATACTCTTTTAAAAATCAAAAACCTTGAAACCAGCGTCAGTTTAAGCAGTTTGTTAATTGGAGATGTTCAGGTTGGAACTTTAAAAATCAACAACGGTTATGTGCAATTAGTGAAAAAAGGAAAAATCAAAAACTTTGATGCTTTCCTAAAAAGAGACCGAGATGATTCAGAAACCAACGAAAAACGCAAATACGGTGCTTTTGCTTATAGAATCATTTCTAAATTGCTGAATCTGGTTCCCACTGATATGAATTTGGAAAACTTCCAGTTTAAAATTGACGACAATGGAAAAAAGACTTCTATTGCTGTAAATAAATTGGTTTTAAGCAACAAACAGCTAGAAACAAGCATTCATGTTGTTGCAAAAGATTTTGATCAGCGCTGGAACTTAAAAGGATTTGCAGATCCGAGGAACCAAAAAGCTGATATTCGTTTTTTCAATTTAGATACTGGAGCCATTCGTGTTCCATATCTGGATGAACGTTACAATTTAAAAGCAAGTTTTGACTCCATCCGTCTGAATGTTCAAAATATTGATAAAAGCGGCAGTGAGTTTCATCTTGACGGTTTTACTTCTATCGTAAATTTAAAAATCAATCACCCGAAAATCGCGAGCAAAGATGTTATCATCAAAAATGCCCGTTTCGATTATCGTTTTTTATTAGGAGATGATTTCATTTCGATCGACAGCACTTCAACAATGCAGTTAAATAAGATAAAACTGCGTCCTTACATTTCTTATAATACGGAAAAAGATACCGTTTATACTTTGAAAGTTGATATTCCGAAAATGAAAGCGCAAGATTTTATCGTTTCGCTTCCTGATGGTTTATTTACCCATTTTCAAGGAATGCAGGCGACTGGAAATTTCAATTATAAACTGGACTTCAAATTCAATAAAAACAAACCGAACACGCTTGTTTTTGATAGTAAACTGAACAAAGAGGATTTACGAATTACCAAATATGGCGAAGCCGATTTAAATAAACTAAACGGCGAATTTGTCTATCGTGCCATTATTCAAAATGTATTACAGCGGCCAATTTTGGTTGGAAATGCCAATCCGAATTATACGCCTTTAGACCAAATGTCTCCTTTTTTAAGAAAATGTGTACTCACAACCGAAGATCCATCTTTCTTCTCACATCGCGGATTTATTAATGAAGCTTTCAAGCAATCTATTCTGAAAAACATCAGAACCAAAAAATTCTCTCGAGGTGCCAGTACGATCAGCATGCAGTTGATCAAAAATGTCTTTTTAACTCGTGAAAAGACGCTTTCGCGAAAGCTGGAAGAAATACTTCTTGTTTATATTCTAGAAAACAACCGAATTGTAAGCAAAGAAAGAATGCTGGAGGTATATTTCAACATTATCGAATGGGGACCAAACGTATACGGAATTGGCGAAGCAAGTCATTTTTACTTCCAGAAAAGTCCAGCGGCTTTAAGTTTAGACGAATGTTTGTATTTAGCAACCATTATTCCGAAGCCGAGAAAATTCATGTATCAGTTTAACGATCAAGGAAACTTGAAAGATTATGCGGTAAAGAATCAAAAATTCTTAAGCAATTTAATGTTACGCCGTGGTCTTATTATTCCAGATGATACTATTGGCCGACTTCCAGTTTATATTTCGGGAAATGCACGTTCGTTATTACGAATCAAAGTTCCGGATTCCACTGCCATTCAAAATGATTCTCTGTCTACAGACGAATTTGATTTGTAA
- the radA gene encoding DNA repair protein RadA: protein MSKVKTSFFCQNCGTQYSKWQGQCNACKEWNTIAEEIIQKQEKVAWKSEPTSSSKAPRPLKINEIDSAQEIRMDTTDGELNRVLGGGIVPGSLTLLGGEPGIGKSTLLLQISLKLPYKTLYVSGEESQKQIKMRAERITPNSDNCYILTETKTQNIFKQIEAIQPEIVIIDSIQTLHTDYIESTAGSISQIRETTAELIKFAKETNIPVILIGHITKDGNIAGPKILEHMVDTVLQFEGDRNHIYRILRSLKNRFGSTSELGIYEMLGSGLREVSNPSEILISHKDEELSGTAIATTLEGMRPLMIEIQSLVSTAVYGTPQRSTTGYNAKRLNMILAVLEKRAGFRLGAKDVFLNVTGGISVDDPAIDLAVVAAILSSNEDIPVGKGFCFAGEVGLSGEIRPVNRVDQRIQEAEKLGFDTIFVSKYNKIALKNTGIKIELVAKIEDVASILFG, encoded by the coding sequence ATGTCAAAAGTTAAGACTTCCTTTTTTTGCCAAAACTGCGGCACTCAATACTCCAAATGGCAGGGACAGTGCAACGCATGTAAAGAATGGAATACTATTGCTGAAGAAATTATTCAGAAGCAGGAAAAAGTGGCTTGGAAAAGCGAACCCACTTCAAGCAGTAAAGCTCCAAGACCGTTAAAAATAAACGAAATTGATTCGGCACAGGAAATTCGAATGGATACAACTGACGGCGAATTAAATCGTGTTCTTGGCGGCGGAATTGTTCCTGGATCTTTAACTCTTCTGGGCGGTGAACCTGGAATTGGAAAAAGTACACTTTTACTTCAAATCTCCTTAAAATTACCCTACAAAACGCTTTATGTTTCCGGAGAGGAAAGTCAGAAGCAGATCAAAATGCGTGCTGAAAGAATCACACCAAACAGCGACAACTGTTACATCCTGACCGAAACTAAAACACAAAATATTTTCAAGCAGATTGAAGCCATTCAGCCTGAAATTGTCATTATCGATTCGATTCAAACACTGCATACAGATTACATTGAATCGACCGCTGGAAGTATTTCCCAAATTAGAGAAACAACGGCTGAACTTATCAAGTTTGCCAAAGAAACCAACATTCCCGTTATTTTAATTGGACATATTACCAAAGATGGAAATATCGCTGGACCGAAAATTCTAGAACATATGGTCGATACGGTTCTTCAGTTTGAAGGCGACAGAAATCATATTTATAGAATTCTTCGTTCGTTGAAAAACCGTTTCGGGTCAACATCTGAACTTGGAATTTACGAAATGCTTGGAAGTGGTTTACGCGAAGTAAGCAATCCGTCGGAAATATTAATTTCTCACAAAGACGAAGAATTATCAGGAACTGCCATTGCCACAACACTTGAAGGCATGCGTCCGTTAATGATCGAAATTCAATCTTTAGTCAGCACAGCCGTTTACGGAACACCACAAAGAAGCACTACAGGTTACAACGCCAAAAGACTAAATATGATTCTGGCTGTTCTTGAAAAAAGAGCTGGTTTCCGTTTAGGTGCAAAAGATGTTTTCCTGAATGTAACAGGTGGAATTTCTGTTGACGATCCTGCAATTGATCTTGCTGTTGTCGCTGCGATTTTATCATCAAATGAAGATATTCCGGTTGGAAAAGGTTTTTGTTTTGCTGGCGAAGTCGGACTTTCTGGTGAAATTCGTCCCGTAAACCGAGTTGACCAGCGTATTCAAGAAGCAGAAAAATTAGGTTTCGACACTATCTTTGTTTCAAAATACAATAAAATAGCTTTAAAAAATACGGGAATCAAAATTGAGCTTGTGGCAAAAATTGAAGATGTTGCAAGCATACTTTTTGGCTGA
- a CDS encoding alpha/beta hydrolase — translation MKKVYLLIILISASVFSQKKFDNIQSEKLGEERRITIGLPPSYDAKSDKKYPVLYLLDGDYLFDPFSGAVSYGSYWDDIPEMIIIGIHQNKDEERYDDTTIDQNAGLPFEKGAKFFEFIGAELIPYIEKKYRTTPFRIIAGHDVTASFANFYLYKEIPLFNAYICLSPELAPKMEVRIAEKFAKIQKPIFYYLSAGEGDIKKIKEPIEKLNGNIKIANNPLVNYKYEVFKGATHYTEVLHSIPSALYQIFEIYRPINSAEYNDKIAVLQEGYAEYLEKKYTDMSEVLGVQIPVRMSDFKVVENLILKRNAYSELGKMAEIGNVNYPKAMLGEYELGLMYEKQGDPKHASKKYQNASQMEPIGDLNKDLMYEKIDEMNTLAKKTK, via the coding sequence ATGAAAAAAGTTTACCTGCTGATTATTTTAATTTCCGCATCTGTATTTTCCCAGAAAAAATTTGATAACATTCAATCTGAAAAACTGGGAGAAGAAAGAAGAATAACCATTGGACTTCCTCCTTCTTATGATGCAAAATCAGATAAAAAATATCCAGTTTTATATTTATTGGATGGAGATTATTTATTTGATCCGTTTTCGGGTGCTGTAAGTTATGGATCATATTGGGATGATATTCCAGAAATGATCATCATTGGAATTCATCAAAATAAAGACGAAGAACGTTATGATGATACAACTATAGATCAAAATGCAGGATTACCTTTTGAAAAAGGAGCAAAATTTTTCGAATTTATAGGTGCCGAACTTATTCCATATATAGAAAAAAAATACCGCACTACGCCTTTCAGAATTATTGCGGGACACGATGTAACAGCAAGTTTTGCTAATTTTTATTTGTATAAAGAAATTCCGCTTTTCAATGCCTATATCTGTTTAAGTCCAGAATTGGCCCCAAAAATGGAAGTTCGTATTGCCGAAAAGTTTGCCAAAATACAAAAACCAATATTCTATTACCTTTCTGCTGGAGAAGGTGATATCAAAAAAATAAAAGAACCGATTGAAAAATTAAACGGAAATATTAAAATTGCTAATAATCCGTTAGTGAATTATAAATATGAGGTATTCAAAGGTGCAACACATTACACAGAAGTTTTACACTCTATACCAAGTGCGCTGTATCAGATTTTTGAAATTTACAGACCAATAAATTCTGCTGAATACAATGATAAAATTGCCGTTCTTCAAGAAGGTTATGCAGAATATTTAGAAAAAAAATATACTGACATGTCTGAAGTTTTAGGAGTTCAGATTCCTGTTCGAATGAGCGATTTTAAAGTAGTAGAGAATCTTATTTTAAAAAGAAATGCTTACAGCGAACTAGGGAAAATGGCTGAAATAGGAAATGTAAATTACCCGAAAGCCATGTTGGGAGAATATGAATTAGGATTAATGTATGAAAAACAAGGCGATCCGAAACATGCTTCAAAAAAATACCAAAACGCTTCACAAATGGAGCCAATTGGGGATTTGAACAAAGATTTGATGTATGAGAAAATTGACGAAATGAATACGCTTGCTAAAAAAACCAAATAA
- the panD gene encoding aspartate 1-decarboxylase, producing MQIQVIKSKIHRVKVTGADLNYIGSITIDETLLEASNIIEGEKVSIVNINNGERFETYAIKGEKNSGEITLNGPAARKVQKDDIIIIISYATLDFEEAKTFKPWIIFPNENDNSLT from the coding sequence ATGCAAATTCAAGTTATAAAATCAAAAATTCATCGAGTTAAAGTAACTGGAGCCGATTTGAACTATATTGGCAGTATTACTATTGATGAAACTCTGCTCGAAGCCTCAAACATTATTGAAGGCGAGAAAGTATCTATTGTTAACATTAATAATGGAGAGCGTTTTGAAACTTACGCTATTAAAGGCGAAAAAAACTCAGGCGAAATTACCCTTAACGGTCCGGCTGCCAGAAAAGTTCAAAAAGACGATATTATTATTATCATTTCATATGCTACTTTGGATTTTGAAGAAGCTAAAACCTTCAAACCATGGATCATATTTCCTAATGAAAACGATAATTCGTTAACATAA
- the panC gene encoding pantoate--beta-alanine ligase codes for MFALNFNNTAMHIFYSKAALIAYLKTIKTANSTIGFVPTMGALHQGHLALMQRSLKENDDTVVSIFVNPTQFNNPEDLEKYPRTLEEDVKKMRGLSDKMILYAPTVDDIYEGHTVSQTFDFDGLENQMEGKFRPGHFNGVGTIVKRLFEIVTPTNAYFGEKDFQQLQIVKKLVEKNNLPVHIVGCPIFREDNQLAMSSRNERLTPEERKEASIIYKTLTEAKEIFQNSTPEETIKFVENAFKDNETFELEYFVIADESTLLPIDHKIKDKNYRAFIAVFVNSIRLIDTISLN; via the coding sequence ATGTTTGCACTAAATTTTAATAATACCGCCATGCATATTTTCTACAGTAAAGCAGCGTTGATAGCGTATTTAAAAACTATCAAAACCGCAAATTCAACCATTGGATTTGTCCCAACCATGGGAGCTTTACACCAAGGGCACCTAGCTCTAATGCAGCGATCACTTAAAGAAAACGACGACACAGTTGTAAGTATATTCGTAAACCCAACACAGTTTAATAATCCTGAAGATTTAGAAAAATACCCTCGTACTCTTGAAGAAGATGTAAAGAAAATGAGAGGTTTAAGCGACAAAATGATTCTTTATGCTCCTACTGTCGATGACATTTATGAAGGACATACTGTTTCGCAGACATTTGATTTTGATGGTTTGGAAAATCAGATGGAAGGAAAATTTAGACCAGGACATTTTAATGGTGTGGGAACAATTGTAAAACGATTATTCGAAATCGTAACTCCGACCAATGCTTATTTTGGAGAAAAAGATTTCCAGCAACTTCAAATTGTTAAAAAACTAGTTGAGAAAAACAATCTTCCGGTACATATTGTAGGCTGTCCTATTTTTAGAGAAGATAATCAGCTGGCGATGAGTTCTCGAAACGAACGTTTGACTCCCGAAGAAAGAAAAGAAGCGTCGATCATTTATAAAACCCTGACCGAAGCCAAAGAAATATTCCAAAACAGTACACCTGAGGAAACCATCAAATTTGTAGAAAATGCTTTTAAAGACAACGAAACATTCGAACTTGAATATTTTGTAATTGCTGACGAATCTACATTATTACCTATCGATCATAAGATAAAAGACAAAAACTACCGCGCCTTTATAGCGGTATTTGTTAATTCTATAAGGTTAATAGACACCATTTCATTAAATTAA